One Halichondria panicea chromosome 3, odHalPani1.1, whole genome shotgun sequence genomic region harbors:
- the LOC135333180 gene encoding uncharacterized protein LOC135333180, whose translation MEPSRSSPSLTKTSSFFDSHNHSRRLVSSSSSRTKVELHQVDVLLQKEIGRLERQQNAAVSNIANHQQAMKMSWRKLEQKRSLESPLLSSSREKIASSPSPRRGIFYSNTKLHVGDNVWKSEPFPLYSTTSSSPVSQAVKVAGDIHHRRVNQCPLPALHGKISSPYVSSPYNLRRQEPLQPIRTKSMGSQFGVPKLSSSPPVAGSSSDTSDKDTLLMASKLMGVETSSNRSQSFKEFYSAGGTVQRSASEATILVSSALDQSMNASRKTARDTNIDEESTADQIPAEGELTMAQMFDQIKHCRYIRRYHPDGTALEEYF comes from the exons ATGGAACCGAGTAGATCTAGTCCGTCTTTAACCAAAACCAGCAGCTTTTTTGATAGCCATAATCATTCCAGGCGTCTGGTTAGTAGTAGCAGCTCTAGGACCAAGGTAGAACTGCACCAGGTGGATGTTTTGCTGCAGAAAGAAATAGGTCGTCTTGAGCGCCAACAAAATGCTGCTGTAAGTAACATTGCCAACCATCAGCAAGCAATGAAGATGTCCTGGCGAAAGCTAGAACAGAAACGTTCACTTGAAAGTCCACTTCTGTCCAGTTCCAGAGAAAAAATTGCCTCGTCTCCCTCTCCAAGGAGAGGAATTTTTTATTCTAACACCAAGCTTCACGTTGGAGATAATGTGTGGAAGTCTGAACCATTCCCGCTCTATTCTACCACAAGCAGCAGTCCCGTGTCTCAAGCTGTCAAAG TCGCTGGTGACATCCACCATAGACGTGTCAATCAGTGTCCTCTACCTGCTTTACACGGGAAAATTTCATCCCCATACGTATCAAGTCCTTACAACTTGAG GCGACAGGAACCCTTGCAACCAATTCGTACAAAGAGCATGGGCAGTCAATTTGGAGTCCCAAAACTGAGCTCTAGCCCT CCTGTCGCTGGAAGCAGCTCTGATACCAGTGACAAAGACACACTTTTAATGGCATCCAAACTGATGGGTGTGGAAACCTCCAGCAACCGGTCGCAAAGCTTCAAGGAATTCTACTCTGCTGGAGGTACAGTACAGAGGTCTGCATCTGAAGCTACAATTCTTGTGTCTTCTGCTCTTGATCAGAGTATGAACGCTTCCAGGAAGACAGCACGAGATACAAACAT tgatgagGAGTCCACTGCTGATCAGATTCCCGCCGAGGGTGAGCTCACAATGGCCCAGATGTTCGATCAGATCAAGCACTGCAGATACATCAGACGTTATCACCCTGACGGAACTGCCCTTGAAGAATATTTCTAG